One Panicum virgatum strain AP13 chromosome 9K, P.virgatum_v5, whole genome shotgun sequence genomic region harbors:
- the LOC120652879 gene encoding tropinone reductase 2-like: MAAADIDRHTIGVPVRWALHGKMALVTGGTRRIRCAVAEELAALGSGPPCTCGPGRRQLGEHLQEWEAGPRRFCNLSMWVHLLREVADHFGGKLDILFFGK; the protein is encoded by the exons ATGGCCGCTGCAGATATTGACAGGCACACTATTGGGGTGCCAGTGAGATGGGCACTACATGGCAAGATGGCCCTCGTCACTGGTGGAACCCGGCGCATCAG GTGTGCGGTGGCTGAGGAACTCGCGGCGCTGGGGTCCGGGCCACCGTGCACATGTGGTCCTGGAAGGAGACAGCTTGGTGAGCACCTCCAGGAGTGGGAGGCAGGGCCCAGGAGGTTCTGCAACCTCTCCATGTGGGTCCATCTGCTCCGAGAGGTCGCCGACCACTTCGGTGGCAAGCTTGACATCCTT ttttttggaaaataa